From Pseudomonadota bacterium, a single genomic window includes:
- the flgB gene encoding flagellar basal body rod protein FlgB yields MFGFEHNATLNILKTGLDGLERRQLLLSNNVANMNTPGYLTRDLDFKTVMDAQARGLSDPEVMDVSKTDANHMVDDRASSDVWDNAVSTATEAPDLQDQMVKLGQNSLSYATMSQLITHQLRRYRSVIQEGSR; encoded by the coding sequence ATGTTCGGATTCGAGCACAACGCCACCCTCAACATCCTGAAGACCGGTCTCGACGGTCTCGAGCGACGCCAGCTGCTGCTGTCGAACAACGTCGCCAACATGAACACGCCGGGCTACCTGACCCGCGACCTCGACTTCAAGACCGTGATGGACGCACAGGCCCGCGGGCTGTCTGACCCCGAGGTGATGGACGTCTCGAAGACCGACGCCAACCACATGGTCGACGATCGGGCCTCCTCCGACGTCTGGGACAATGCCGTGAGCACCGCCACCGAGGCCCCCGACCTGCAGGACCAGATGGTCAAGCTCGGCCAGAACTCGCTGAGCTACGCGACCATGTCGCAGCTCATCACCCACCAGCTTCGTCGCTACCGCTCAGTCATTCAGGAAGGGAGCCGATAG
- a CDS encoding flagellar basal body rod protein FlgC: MNSFSELFGSMGISATGMNVEQRRLEASARNLSIVHIAARPGQETAQVRSVRVREKGTMDTEDAQFSEFMNGHRIQGVAGENIDAKAPSRLQYEPGNPVADESGMVAYPAVDYLTEMTSMMQSSRAFEANVTAYTEARNMIQRALEIGRGA; this comes from the coding sequence ATGAACAGCTTCTCCGAGCTCTTTGGCTCGATGGGCATCAGCGCCACCGGCATGAACGTCGAGCAGCGCCGCCTCGAGGCCTCCGCCCGCAACCTCTCGATCGTCCACATCGCCGCCCGCCCCGGTCAGGAGACCGCGCAGGTGCGCAGCGTGCGGGTGCGCGAGAAGGGCACGATGGACACCGAAGACGCCCAGTTCAGCGAGTTCATGAACGGCCATCGCATCCAGGGGGTGGCCGGCGAGAACATCGACGCCAAGGCGCCCTCGCGGCTGCAGTACGAGCCGGGCAATCCGGTGGCCGACGAGAGCGGAATGGTGGCCTACCCCGCCGTCGACTACCTCACCGAGATGACATCGATGATGCAGTCGTCACGCGCATTCGAGGCAAATGTCACCGCCTACACCGAAGCACGAAACATGATTCAGCGGGCCCTCGAGATCGGCCGCGGCGCCTGA
- the fliE gene encoding flagellar hook-basal body complex protein FliE, translating into MQAPEKIPRSTESVQRAGHQCNARRRRSSRRPSRRRPDSEGRLAPVNISGIGAGTGWSGYAAPIGNAAQSAPQIPLGGGGSSFAQQIGQYVSQVNDMQNAADASARGAVLGDVRSMHSVMIAGEEASLALSTVLQARNKVLDAYREIMRMQV; encoded by the coding sequence ATGCAAGCGCCCGAAAAAATTCCTCGATCGACCGAAAGTGTTCAGCGCGCCGGCCATCAATGTAATGCCCGAAGACGGAGATCGAGTCGCCGCCCCTCGAGGCGAAGACCCGACTCAGAAGGGAGGCTGGCACCCGTGAACATCTCTGGCATCGGTGCAGGAACAGGTTGGTCAGGATACGCAGCCCCCATCGGCAACGCTGCGCAGTCTGCGCCGCAGATCCCCCTCGGGGGGGGCGGCTCGTCTTTCGCGCAGCAGATCGGCCAGTATGTGAGCCAGGTGAACGACATGCAGAATGCAGCCGACGCTTCTGCCCGAGGCGCCGTGCTGGGCGACGTGCGCAGCATGCACTCCGTCATGATCGCGGGCGAGGAGGCCAGCCTGGCACTTTCGACGGTGCTGCAGGCACGCAACAAGGTGCTCGACGCGTACCGCGAGATCATGAGGATGCAGGTCTAG